One region of Bacillota bacterium genomic DNA includes:
- a CDS encoding replication-relaxation family protein: MAVSAATAFEAYAAFTLRELVLARLYQAQTLTIDQLCTAIPCQKTVARRVLSALLSERLAVRFPVGDPLRPRLFAYCLTPAGMSAVAELCEDDERARALYKAMPRRTAKTLAAQARHNVAASEFFVALIRESDPAVGRGLVLWEGPLLAAQRFLKSREGQPPKCLLRPDATGEYRFEDGTKLRFCLELDRGTAGLEKIALKARRYCSHELQDRLEGWAALFVCPTRRRARGVFDALVRDGDLWGPGDPAPAVSSWEEFAWAGGVLAARWLALLDGEAAEVALRDLALAPAAGEGGPDPEVAEFIGAPRRAPARVRGLLAPRARGAADGMTSPREEGR, encoded by the coding sequence ATGGCCGTCTCCGCCGCAACGGCGTTTGAGGCTTACGCGGCGTTCACCCTCCGCGAGCTGGTCTTGGCGAGGCTGTACCAGGCGCAGACGCTTACCATCGACCAGCTCTGCACCGCCATCCCATGCCAAAAGACTGTTGCGCGCCGCGTCCTTTCGGCCTTGCTGTCTGAGAGGCTCGCCGTGCGGTTTCCGGTCGGCGACCCCCTGCGGCCCCGCCTCTTCGCGTACTGCCTGACCCCTGCTGGCATGTCTGCGGTGGCGGAGCTGTGCGAGGACGACGAGCGCGCCCGCGCTCTCTACAAAGCGATGCCCCGGCGGACGGCGAAGACGCTGGCGGCGCAGGCGCGGCACAACGTCGCGGCCAGCGAGTTCTTCGTCGCGCTGATCCGCGAGTCCGACCCGGCGGTCGGGCGGGGGCTCGTGTTGTGGGAGGGCCCGCTGTTGGCGGCGCAGCGGTTTCTCAAGTCCCGCGAGGGCCAACCGCCCAAGTGCCTGCTGAGGCCCGACGCCACGGGAGAGTACCGGTTCGAGGACGGAACCAAGCTGCGGTTTTGCCTCGAGCTGGATCGCGGGACGGCCGGGCTCGAGAAGATCGCGCTGAAGGCGCGGCGGTACTGCTCGCACGAGCTGCAGGACCGCCTTGAGGGCTGGGCCGCGCTGTTCGTGTGCCCCACGCGGCGGCGCGCCCGGGGGGTGTTCGATGCCCTCGTGCGTGACGGCGATTTGTGGGGCCCGGGCGACCCCGCCCCCGCCGTGAGCAGTTGGGAAGAGTTTGCCTGGGCGGGGGGCGTGCTGGCGGCGAGGTGGCTTGCCCTGCTGGACGGGGAAGCGGCCGAGGTTGCCCTGCGCGACTTGGCCCTGGCCCCGGCGGCCGGGGAAGGGGGGCCGGATCCTGAGGTGGCCGAGTTCATCGGCGCGCCCCGGCGCGCCCCCGCACGCGTGCGGGGGCTGTTGGCCCCGAGGGCGCGGGGCGCGGCTGATGGTATGACATCACCCCGCGAGGAGGGGAGGTGA
- a CDS encoding DUF927 domain-containing protein: MLILPDSADKVKDFLARLARVPEGSPPRGTLWNTTLAQLARVLEGLGEGERGAARDRLAAEVAARFGVGVEEVVRGLEAAAGRLAEAAPSPDALLERIESLPRNEVPPAERLQEILNGIAEQDEITRARLIQALARRTGLPRTDIRRWVEDARRNMEARAAEAEAAEAPGRDGVDEQGRVLVRAALPDAPCPDGLVLPRGYYIDGAGVILREALGQGEPVSYPVSPCPIIIARRMKDEDTTEIKVELAWRRTPAAGWQTVVTDRQTVQDSKLITRLAREADLVASSDIARELARYLTAFEQANYTRLPLVRGVSALGWRGGPPPDPVYFVWGREVIAAPGAAAPAVAVDPPGPGEAQLLDAMKRGGTWEGWLDAFRIAFSGHPVAAVATYASLASILFAPLGLGGVILHLCNLTSRGKTTAAQLGASCWGYPGGVGLPGAARLLLGWISTRVGREQTCGFLRHLPAFFDGLEAAVLDEKRASKEIAELAYMVADGVGKLRGAPRGSRHTATWQLLAVSTGEVPLHAACRRGGLQVRAVDIWAPPFADASSAEQVRALVGSHYGHAGPRFVQAVAGMPWADLKARHAELAERLRTAIGGRRRVDDLSGRYIAPFAAVALAAEVFHREAGRGTWLEEVGDDELFDMVKGTLADTLRSESPRHEHEEAYDHVMAWAAANRHRFYGGDPAAREPAEGWLGVWEWTVRGFADGCIAFIPRALELELKDRGYNLNAVRAAWRDAGLLAPGQDEEHPFTRRIKIGDQLAYGYVLRRRQEDEEREREDEELNF, from the coding sequence GTGCTTATTTTACCCGACAGCGCCGACAAGGTCAAGGACTTCCTCGCCCGGCTGGCGCGGGTTCCTGAAGGCTCGCCTCCCCGCGGGACGCTCTGGAACACGACGCTCGCCCAGCTCGCCCGCGTCTTGGAGGGGCTGGGGGAAGGGGAGCGCGGGGCGGCCAGGGACCGGCTGGCGGCGGAAGTCGCCGCCCGATTCGGGGTCGGCGTCGAGGAGGTCGTGCGGGGGCTGGAGGCCGCCGCGGGCCGCCTGGCCGAAGCCGCCCCGAGCCCGGACGCGCTGCTCGAGCGGATCGAATCCCTGCCGCGGAACGAAGTCCCCCCGGCCGAGCGGCTGCAGGAGATCCTGAACGGCATCGCGGAGCAGGACGAAATCACGCGGGCGCGCCTGATTCAAGCCTTGGCGCGGCGCACGGGCCTGCCGAGGACGGACATCCGCCGGTGGGTCGAGGACGCCCGCCGCAACATGGAGGCCCGGGCCGCCGAGGCCGAGGCGGCGGAGGCCCCGGGGCGGGACGGCGTAGACGAGCAGGGCCGCGTCCTGGTGCGGGCGGCCCTGCCCGACGCCCCGTGCCCCGACGGCCTCGTGCTGCCGCGCGGGTACTACATCGACGGGGCGGGCGTGATCCTGCGGGAGGCCTTGGGGCAGGGGGAGCCGGTCTCGTACCCGGTAAGCCCGTGCCCGATCATCATTGCCCGGCGAATGAAGGACGAGGACACGACCGAGATCAAGGTGGAGCTGGCTTGGCGGCGGACCCCGGCGGCGGGCTGGCAGACCGTCGTGACCGACCGCCAGACCGTGCAGGACTCGAAGCTCATCACGCGCTTGGCCCGGGAGGCCGACCTGGTCGCAAGCTCCGACATCGCCCGCGAGCTGGCCCGCTACCTGACCGCTTTTGAGCAGGCCAACTACACGCGCCTCCCCCTCGTGCGGGGGGTGTCGGCCCTCGGCTGGCGCGGCGGGCCGCCGCCCGATCCCGTCTACTTCGTCTGGGGCAGAGAAGTGATCGCCGCGCCTGGGGCCGCAGCCCCCGCCGTCGCGGTCGACCCGCCGGGCCCGGGCGAGGCCCAGCTGCTGGACGCGATGAAGCGGGGCGGGACCTGGGAAGGGTGGCTCGACGCGTTCCGGATCGCCTTCTCCGGGCACCCGGTCGCCGCGGTCGCCACATACGCCTCGCTGGCGTCGATCCTCTTCGCCCCGCTCGGCTTGGGCGGCGTCATACTCCACCTGTGCAACCTGACGAGCCGGGGCAAAACCACGGCCGCCCAGCTGGGCGCGTCGTGCTGGGGCTACCCCGGGGGCGTCGGCCTGCCCGGGGCGGCGAGGCTGTTGCTGGGCTGGATCAGCACGAGGGTCGGGCGGGAGCAGACGTGCGGGTTCCTCCGCCACCTCCCCGCCTTCTTCGATGGCCTTGAGGCCGCGGTCTTGGACGAGAAACGCGCGAGCAAAGAGATCGCCGAGCTGGCGTACATGGTCGCCGACGGGGTGGGCAAGCTCCGCGGCGCGCCCCGCGGCTCGCGCCACACCGCGACATGGCAGCTCCTGGCGGTCTCGACCGGCGAGGTGCCCCTGCACGCCGCGTGCAGGCGGGGCGGCCTGCAAGTCCGGGCGGTGGACATCTGGGCCCCGCCTTTCGCGGACGCCTCCTCGGCGGAGCAGGTGCGGGCTTTGGTTGGCAGCCATTACGGCCACGCAGGGCCCCGCTTCGTCCAGGCCGTGGCCGGAATGCCGTGGGCGGACCTGAAGGCCCGGCACGCGGAGCTGGCGGAGAGGCTGCGGACCGCAATTGGCGGGCGGAGAAGGGTCGACGACCTGTCGGGCCGATACATCGCCCCTTTCGCCGCCGTCGCGCTCGCCGCGGAAGTGTTCCACCGCGAGGCCGGCAGGGGCACGTGGCTGGAAGAGGTCGGAGACGACGAGCTGTTCGACATGGTAAAGGGCACGCTGGCGGACACGCTGAGGAGCGAATCCCCGCGGCACGAGCACGAAGAGGCGTACGACCATGTCATGGCTTGGGCTGCGGCCAACCGTCACAGGTTCTACGGCGGCGACCCGGCTGCCCGCGAGCCGGCAGAGGGCTGGCTGGGCGTGTGGGAATGGACCGTGCGCGGCTTCGCTGACGGCTGCATCGCCTTCATCCCGCGCGCGCTCGAACTAGAGCTGAAAGACCGGGGGTACAACCTCAACGCAGTCCGGGCGGCTTGGCGCGACGCCGGTTTGCTGGCCCCGGGCCAGGATGAAGAACATCCGTTCACTCGCCGAATCAAGATCGGCGACCAGCTCGCGTACGGATATGTGCTGCGCCGGCGGCAGGAAGACGAAGAGCGAGAGCGCGAGGACGAGGAGCTCAACTTCTAG
- a CDS encoding HU family DNA-binding protein: MACANVAVAAGEPGAAAGRRPRGGRSRRGRVLAGDLARQAAARMGCFIVDARRLLHIYADLIAESLAAGKEVRLIGLGTFKPLPHRRRQTVKFLAAKRLREAAARAPRLRAEPGGVAALADRLAAAAGAGTEESAPMP, from the coding sequence ATGGCGTGTGCAAACGTAGCTGTGGCTGCGGGCGAGCCCGGGGCCGCGGCGGGGCGGAGGCCGCGGGGCGGCCGGAGCCGCCGGGGGCGCGTGCTGGCGGGCGACCTGGCCCGCCAAGCCGCCGCCCGGATGGGCTGCTTCATCGTGGACGCGAGGCGGCTGCTGCACATCTATGCCGACCTCATCGCAGAGTCCCTCGCCGCGGGCAAGGAAGTGCGGCTTATTGGGCTGGGCACGTTCAAGCCCCTCCCCCACCGCCGGCGGCAGACCGTGAAATTCTTGGCGGCCAAGCGCCTGCGCGAGGCGGCGGCCCGGGCCCCGAGGCTCCGCGCGGAGCCGGGGGGCGTGGCGGCCTTGGCGGACCGACTGGCCGCCGCGGCGGGGGCCGGCACGGAGGAAAGCGCGCCGATGCCGTGA
- a CDS encoding aspartate/glutamate racemase family protein: MIGIVRVLTTEDADVLAAHGRQIEARYGVPTRTVCIPDQPRGIYDEETERQAVPKILEAVRRLADEGVGAIFISCAADPAVREARSLVRIPVVGAGSAAAGVALALGERVGVLNLTEATPGPVRAILGPRLVGEAAPEGVRDATDLLGEAGQRAALQAAERLVRTSGADAVLLACTGYATVGMAARLRERLGVQVVDPVDAGGAVAVAALVGRR; encoded by the coding sequence ATGATTGGCATTGTGCGCGTGCTGACCACCGAGGATGCGGACGTGCTGGCTGCCCATGGCAGGCAGATCGAGGCCAGGTACGGGGTGCCCACGCGTACGGTGTGCATTCCCGACCAGCCCCGCGGTATCTACGACGAAGAGACCGAGCGCCAGGCGGTACCGAAGATCCTGGAGGCGGTCAGGAGGCTGGCCGACGAGGGCGTGGGGGCCATCTTCATCAGCTGCGCGGCCGATCCGGCCGTGCGGGAGGCCCGCTCTCTGGTGCGGATACCGGTCGTGGGAGCGGGCTCGGCAGCGGCGGGCGTGGCCCTTGCCCTTGGGGAGCGCGTCGGAGTCCTCAACCTGACGGAAGCCACACCGGGTCCCGTGCGTGCCATCCTGGGTCCCCGGCTGGTGGGGGAAGCAGCTCCGGAAGGGGTCAGGGACGCCACCGACCTGCTCGGCGAGGCCGGGCAGAGGGCAGCCCTGCAGGCGGCGGAGCGCCTGGTGCGGACGAGCGGCGCGGACGCGGTGCTCCTGGCCTGCACGGGTTACGCTACCGTGGGGATGGCTGCCCGGCTGCGCGAGCGCCTGGGGGTGCAGGTGGTCGACCCCGTAGATGCCGGAGGTGCCGTGGCGGTGGCCGCCCTGGTCGGCAGGCGCTGA
- a CDS encoding acetamidase/formamidase family protein — MKIIRDDQVVYALSPENPPVAVAEPGEEVVFETKDCFSNQIRSEKDLFASVNWATINPATGPLAVKGAEPGDVLVVDVLRIEIASQGVMVAVPGLGALGHLISEPETKVIPIREGKALFNETVAFPVKPMIGVIGTAPEKEVPCGTPGPHGGNMDTRLITEGARLYLPVFVPGANLCLGDLHAVMGDGEVVVCGVEIPGRVTVRVDVRKARRLDSPMLETSDAWYTIASAKDLDEAAQMALEHMLAFVRERTGLSLNHAGMLLSIAAHLEISQVVDPLKTVRMRLPKSVGYNFEV, encoded by the coding sequence ATGAAGATCATCAGGGATGATCAGGTAGTATACGCTCTGTCCCCGGAGAACCCGCCGGTTGCCGTAGCCGAACCGGGGGAAGAAGTGGTCTTCGAAACCAAAGACTGCTTCTCCAACCAGATCCGGTCGGAGAAGGACCTCTTCGCCAGCGTGAACTGGGCCACCATCAACCCGGCCACCGGTCCCCTGGCGGTCAAGGGAGCGGAACCAGGGGATGTCCTCGTGGTGGACGTTCTCCGCATCGAGATAGCCTCTCAGGGTGTGATGGTCGCGGTACCGGGACTGGGTGCCCTTGGCCACCTCATCTCCGAGCCCGAGACGAAGGTGATACCCATACGGGAGGGCAAGGCCCTCTTCAACGAGACGGTGGCTTTCCCCGTCAAGCCCATGATCGGGGTCATAGGCACTGCTCCAGAGAAAGAGGTACCCTGCGGGACGCCGGGTCCCCACGGCGGCAACATGGACACCAGACTCATAACTGAGGGAGCCAGGCTGTACCTGCCGGTTTTCGTCCCCGGAGCCAACCTGTGCCTGGGCGACCTGCACGCTGTGATGGGGGACGGCGAGGTGGTCGTCTGCGGAGTGGAGATCCCGGGGAGAGTCACCGTGAGAGTGGATGTCCGCAAAGCCAGGCGACTTGACTCCCCCATGCTGGAAACCTCCGATGCCTGGTACACGATCGCCTCGGCCAAAGACCTCGATGAGGCGGCACAGATGGCCCTTGAGCACATGCTGGCGTTCGTGCGAGAAAGGACGGGACTTTCCCTGAACCACGCCGGCATGCTCCTCAGTATTGCGGCACACCTGGAGATCAGCCAGGTGGTCGATCCCCTGAAGACCGTGCGCATGCGGCTGCCCAAGTCTGTCGGATACAACTTCGAGGTGTGA
- a CDS encoding serine hydrolase: MQHLGCNWDNLATTVREVAARLEGNLSVRVADPLVEGAWGWRAEERCPSASVIKILIAWEAYRQAEAGMLGLDESARVPPDGVVGGTGVLHLLSPGVSLAWRDLVALMLAVSDNTATNLLIDRLGFDAINATARALGLAQTVLQRKMMDFGARAAGRDNFMSATDAARLLGLLARGAQGAPNGAPRDRRGEGTAAARAAADRRGEGTAAARAAGNRQISAASCRELLAVLEKQQFNHKLPSLLPGVRCAHKTGELPGLEHDAGVVYLADGRPLVVAVFTWDLKRNSDGVRAIAEVARAAYEACTAPTCCG; encoded by the coding sequence GTGCAGCATCTTGGGTGTAACTGGGACAACCTCGCCACCACCGTGCGGGAGGTGGCGGCGCGCCTGGAGGGCAACCTGTCGGTGCGGGTTGCCGACCCGCTGGTGGAAGGCGCCTGGGGATGGCGGGCCGAGGAGAGGTGCCCCTCGGCCAGCGTGATCAAGATCCTCATCGCCTGGGAAGCCTACCGCCAGGCGGAGGCGGGGATGCTTGGGCTGGACGAAAGCGCCCGGGTTCCCCCGGACGGAGTGGTGGGCGGTACGGGAGTGCTCCACCTGCTCTCCCCGGGCGTCTCGCTGGCGTGGCGCGACCTGGTCGCCCTCATGCTGGCCGTGAGCGACAACACTGCCACCAACCTGCTCATCGACCGCCTCGGTTTTGACGCCATCAACGCGACCGCCCGGGCCCTGGGCCTCGCCCAGACGGTGCTCCAGCGCAAGATGATGGACTTCGGGGCCCGCGCCGCCGGGCGGGATAACTTCATGAGCGCGACCGACGCCGCCCGCCTGCTCGGGCTGCTCGCCCGTGGGGCACAGGGTGCGCCCAACGGAGCTCCCCGTGACCGCCGGGGCGAGGGCACGGCTGCCGCGCGGGCCGCGGCAGACCGCCGCGGTGAAGGCACGGCTGCCGCACGGGCTGCCGGAAACCGGCAGATATCGGCGGCATCATGCAGGGAGTTACTGGCCGTACTGGAAAAACAGCAGTTCAACCACAAGCTTCCGTCGCTGCTGCCCGGGGTGAGGTGCGCCCACAAGACGGGGGAGCTGCCCGGACTGGAGCACGACGCTGGCGTAGTCTACCTTGCCGACGGTCGTCCGCTGGTGGTAGCCGTATTCACCTGGGATCTCAAACGGAACTCCGACGGCGTGCGCGCCATCGCCGAGGTAGCACGCGCCGCTTACGAAGCCTGCACTGCCCCCACCTGCTGCGGCTGA
- a CDS encoding helix-turn-helix domain-containing protein, translating into MEPEESGLPRFLTVEEAAALLRLKRSTAYELVRQGQIPAFRIGRFIRVPRDALLRMAEQAGQKVQAAGGAK; encoded by the coding sequence GTGGAGCCGGAAGAGAGCGGCCTGCCCCGCTTCCTGACCGTGGAGGAAGCAGCGGCCCTGCTGAGGCTCAAGCGGAGCACGGCCTACGAGCTGGTCCGGCAGGGGCAGATACCCGCGTTCCGGATCGGGCGGTTCATCCGGGTCCCCCGGGACGCCCTGCTGAGGATGGCGGAGCAGGCCGGGCAGAAGGTGCAGGCGGCGGGCGGGGCGAAATAG
- a CDS encoding M23 family metallopeptidase: MGTVVLRRGTVNLARRAGAAHPPRDVPGPGRKAGTLSQRRMAHVLLALFICIAQVPLAGRPDPVPPLPWPSPAVLEEAVAVTRLNAGYVAGTSDRLRPVAARPGPPIRGLVQLATRSRPVLTWPVNGPVTSGFGPRWGRMHCGIDIGSPAGTPVQAASSGVIKRVAWMRGYGYTLEIDHGGGVTTFYAHLSRVLVGTGQDVEKGQPIGKVGETGRVTGPHLHFELRLDGEAVDPLPYLSRR; the protein is encoded by the coding sequence TTGGGTACGGTTGTTCTCCGCCGGGGCACGGTCAACCTGGCCCGGCGCGCCGGCGCAGCTCACCCGCCCCGAGATGTACCCGGCCCGGGCAGAAAGGCCGGTACGCTCTCTCAGCGCAGGATGGCACACGTACTGCTGGCCCTCTTCATCTGCATCGCGCAGGTGCCCCTGGCGGGACGGCCAGATCCGGTGCCGCCGCTGCCCTGGCCCTCGCCCGCGGTGCTGGAAGAAGCCGTTGCGGTAACCCGCCTGAACGCCGGCTACGTCGCGGGCACCTCAGACCGGCTTCGCCCGGTCGCAGCACGCCCCGGGCCACCGATCCGCGGGCTGGTGCAGCTAGCGACTCGCAGCCGTCCCGTGCTGACGTGGCCGGTCAATGGCCCGGTGACTTCGGGGTTTGGGCCCCGGTGGGGCAGGATGCACTGCGGAATCGACATTGGCTCGCCGGCGGGGACACCCGTCCAGGCCGCATCTTCCGGCGTGATCAAGCGCGTGGCCTGGATGCGAGGCTACGGGTACACGCTGGAAATCGACCACGGGGGAGGCGTGACTACTTTTTACGCCCATCTTTCCCGGGTCCTGGTAGGCACCGGGCAGGACGTCGAAAAGGGCCAGCCCATCGGCAAGGTGGGCGAAACCGGCCGGGTGACCGGTCCCCACCTCCATTTCGAATTGCGCCTGGACGGCGAGGCGGTAGACCCGCTCCCATACCTTTCCCGCAGATAG
- the scfA gene encoding six-cysteine ranthipeptide SCIFF, which translates to MGWQADLPRECQECQTSCQSACKTSCTVSNQPCPLRDEGAGRTP; encoded by the coding sequence GTGGGCTGGCAGGCCGATCTGCCCCGTGAGTGTCAGGAGTGCCAGACCTCGTGCCAGTCGGCGTGCAAGACTTCGTGTACGGTAAGCAACCAGCCCTGTCCCCTGCGTGATGAAGGGGCCGGCCGAACCCCCTGA
- a CDS encoding lytic transglycosylase domain-containing protein, with protein sequence MGDPVSAWIAKKAAEWAVRKAARGFLSRWRRLDPGLRQFLLVWVLVGSLIAAPVGWCVLGMGWFFFALQQQVGAFAPGLPAAGAQGQRAIAPAVQAWAPLAGQIAAEHGLDPALVLAVIQAESGGDPLAVSPAGALGLMQVMPDKFSPHEDPFDPETNLRAGCAYLRKMLDRYGGDLELALAAYNSGPGAVDRWGGVPPFPETVGYIERVLLLYAETSDDPDRPVRAAEAQGAAGGGP encoded by the coding sequence GTGGGCGACCCGGTCTCGGCGTGGATCGCCAAAAAGGCGGCAGAATGGGCGGTCCGCAAGGCCGCCAGGGGGTTTTTGAGCCGCTGGCGGCGGCTTGACCCGGGCCTGCGCCAGTTCCTTCTGGTTTGGGTCTTGGTCGGCTCCCTGATTGCTGCCCCCGTGGGCTGGTGCGTTTTGGGCATGGGATGGTTTTTCTTCGCGCTCCAGCAGCAGGTGGGGGCCTTCGCCCCCGGCCTTCCCGCCGCGGGGGCGCAGGGCCAGCGCGCCATCGCGCCGGCCGTCCAAGCGTGGGCTCCGCTCGCGGGACAGATCGCCGCCGAGCACGGCCTCGACCCCGCCCTCGTCCTGGCCGTGATCCAGGCTGAGTCCGGGGGCGACCCGCTGGCGGTGAGCCCCGCGGGGGCCCTGGGGCTCATGCAGGTGATGCCGGACAAGTTTTCGCCGCACGAAGACCCGTTCGACCCCGAAACCAACCTGCGGGCGGGCTGCGCGTATCTCAGGAAAATGCTCGACCGCTACGGGGGCGACCTGGAGCTGGCCTTGGCGGCGTACAACTCGGGGCCGGGCGCGGTCGACCGGTGGGGCGGGGTGCCGCCGTTTCCTGAAACCGTGGGTTACATCGAGCGGGTATTGTTGCTGTACGCGGAGACGTCGGACGACCCGGACCGGCCCGTGCGCGCCGCCGAGGCCCAAGGGGCGGCGGGCGGCGGGCCGTGA
- a CDS encoding site-specific integrase, with translation MRGHVRKRSKDSWTVVVELPRDPETGKRRQKWVTVKGTKRDAERVLAEMISQLERGEWADPGKLTVADFLRQWLAAHGPNLSPATRRRYEVAVEMHIIPRLGAVRLARLTPAHVQQFLAYDIQQGRRDQKGKPGLHPATALYHFRVLHRALAQAVKWGLLARNPCDGAEPPRPPRREFAALDAEQARAVLDAVRGTNAYMPALLSLATGMRLGEVLALRWEDVDLEAGLISVRRSLYSPAKGQHVFKEPKSAASRRAIEIGPDLAAALRRHRAEQARARLAAGERWHDWGLVCCREDGSPLLPQSVSSRFADLVRRAGIKARFHDLRHAHATLLAQRGLHPKLLSARLGHSGVGITLDLYAHAMPGMQREAASWLESLLLRGPRLANG, from the coding sequence GTGAGAGGGCACGTCAGGAAGAGATCGAAGGACTCGTGGACGGTCGTGGTGGAGCTGCCCCGCGACCCGGAGACCGGGAAGCGGCGGCAGAAGTGGGTGACGGTGAAGGGAACGAAGAGGGACGCGGAGAGGGTGCTGGCGGAGATGATAAGCCAGCTCGAGCGCGGAGAGTGGGCCGACCCGGGGAAGCTCACGGTCGCGGACTTCCTGCGGCAGTGGCTGGCGGCGCACGGGCCCAACCTCTCGCCCGCCACCAGGCGGCGGTACGAGGTGGCAGTAGAGATGCACATCATCCCGCGCCTGGGGGCGGTGCGCCTCGCAAGGCTCACCCCCGCCCATGTGCAGCAGTTTCTCGCCTACGACATCCAACAGGGGCGCAGGGACCAGAAGGGCAAGCCGGGGCTGCACCCGGCCACCGCGCTATACCACTTCAGGGTGCTGCACAGGGCGCTCGCCCAAGCCGTCAAGTGGGGCCTGCTGGCGAGGAACCCCTGCGACGGGGCGGAGCCGCCGCGCCCCCCGCGGCGGGAGTTCGCGGCCCTGGACGCGGAGCAGGCCAGGGCCGTGCTGGACGCCGTCCGCGGGACGAACGCCTACATGCCCGCGCTGCTGTCGCTGGCGACCGGGATGCGGCTGGGGGAGGTCCTGGCCCTGCGGTGGGAGGACGTCGACCTGGAGGCCGGGCTCATCAGCGTCCGGCGGTCTCTCTACAGCCCCGCGAAGGGCCAGCACGTCTTCAAGGAGCCCAAGAGCGCCGCTTCCCGGCGGGCCATAGAGATCGGCCCCGACCTCGCGGCCGCCCTGCGGCGGCACAGGGCCGAGCAGGCCCGCGCGCGCCTGGCCGCGGGCGAGCGGTGGCACGACTGGGGCCTGGTGTGCTGCCGGGAGGACGGCTCGCCGCTCCTGCCCCAGTCGGTCAGCTCGCGGTTCGCCGACCTCGTGCGGCGGGCGGGGATCAAGGCGCGGTTCCACGACCTCCGCCACGCCCACGCCACGCTCCTGGCCCAGCGGGGGCTGCACCCGAAGCTGCTCTCCGCGAGGCTCGGCCACTCGGGGGTCGGGATCACGCTGGACCTGTACGCCCACGCGATGCCGGGGATGCAGAGGGAGGCGGCGTCGTGGCTGGAGTCCCTTCTGCTCCGCGGGCCGCGGTTAGCAAACGGTTAG
- a CDS encoding DUF1028 domain-containing protein, translating to MRRTRTYAGTFSIVACDLEAGEWGGAVASKFLAAGALVLYARAGVGAVATQSFVNTSYGPRGLDLMAAGASAHDALRILTEGDDQRYLRQAGMVDSQGRSATFTGERCFPWAGGITGDGFACQGNILVGEEVVQAMAEAFRSTAGPLSRRLLAALRAGDLAGGDRRGRQSAALLVMRAGGGYGGMSDRYIDLRIDDHPDPVAELARLLDLHELYFLPPEPDDILPADAELTRQIQDGLRHLGYWQGPSDGVWSPDLEKAFFEYAGTENLEERIHPGPQVDRKVIEYMRAHLRRLGARRDANPVA from the coding sequence GTGCGCAGGACGAGAACTTATGCGGGGACCTTTTCCATCGTAGCCTGCGATCTGGAGGCAGGCGAATGGGGTGGCGCGGTCGCCTCCAAGTTCCTGGCGGCAGGCGCGCTGGTACTGTACGCCCGAGCCGGGGTGGGTGCGGTGGCTACGCAGTCCTTCGTCAACACCAGCTACGGACCGCGCGGGCTGGATCTGATGGCCGCAGGGGCCAGCGCCCACGACGCGCTGCGCATCCTGACCGAAGGCGACGATCAGCGCTACCTGCGGCAGGCCGGCATGGTGGACAGCCAGGGCCGAAGCGCCACGTTCACCGGGGAACGGTGCTTCCCCTGGGCTGGGGGTATCACCGGTGACGGGTTCGCCTGCCAGGGCAACATCCTGGTGGGGGAGGAGGTAGTACAGGCCATGGCGGAGGCGTTCCGGAGCACGGCCGGACCCTTGTCGCGACGTCTGCTTGCTGCCCTGCGCGCTGGAGATCTGGCGGGCGGGGACCGCCGCGGGCGACAATCAGCCGCATTGCTGGTGATGCGTGCCGGTGGCGGATACGGCGGCATGAGCGACAGGTATATCGACCTGCGCATCGACGACCACCCGGATCCCGTCGCTGAGCTGGCCCGGCTGCTGGACCTGCACGAGCTTTACTTCCTGCCTCCGGAGCCGGACGATATCCTGCCGGCAGATGCAGAGCTCACCAGACAAATCCAGGATGGTCTCAGGCACCTTGGGTACTGGCAGGGTCCTTCGGATGGGGTTTGGTCGCCCGATCTGGAAAAAGCGTTCTTTGAGTACGCGGGAACCGAGAACCTGGAAGAGAGAATCCACCCTGGCCCACAGGTGGATCGCAAGGTCATCGAATACATGCGCGCCCACTTGCGCCGATTGGGCGCCCGGCGGGATGCAAACCCGGTCGCGTAA